In one window of Henckelia pumila isolate YLH828 chromosome 1, ASM3356847v2, whole genome shotgun sequence DNA:
- the LOC140860430 gene encoding uncharacterized protein, with translation MISGGPTDGDSNRARKTSSRKLSNMEIADHMVRTGPTLSFGPNDLKGLSDTTHNDALVIRALVTNYDVAQIFLDFESSVNVLFQETINQMDLGEYKVEPVVTSLFGFTGHVIRHTGLINLPLTLGKDRTRKTWIVSFIIVDAPSAYNAILGRPAMTIFMAVASALYQKLKYPVGTKLARFREIRRFLASAM, from the coding sequence ATGATCTCCGGAGGACCAACAGATGGAGATTCCAATAGAGCAAGGAAAACGAGCAGTAGAAAATTGAGCAACATGGAGATAGCCGACCATATGGTTAGAACAGGCCCGACCCTTTCTTTTGGTCCGAATGATCTTAAGGGCTTGTCAGATACTACTCATAATGACGCACTGGTTATTCGAGCTCTGGTCACTAATTACGATGTGGCCCAGATTTTTTTGGATTTCGAAAGCTCGGTCAATGTACTATTTCAAGAGACCATAAATCAGATGGATTTAGGAGAGTATAAGGTAGAACCAGTGGTGACGTCGTTGTTCGGGTTTACAGGTCATGTCATCCGACATACTGGACTGATCAATTTACCGCTCACTTTGGGAAAGGACCGTACAAGAAAAACATGGATTGTCAGTTTTATTATCGTGGATGCACCCTCTGCGTACAATGCTATCTTGGGAAGACCTGCCATGACTATCTTTATGGCCGTAGCATCAGCATTATATCAAAAGCTCAAATATCCTGTGGGAACGAAATTGGCGAGGTTCAGGGAGATCAGAAGATTTCTCGCAAGTGCTATGTAG